Below is a genomic region from Kribbella qitaiheensis.
ATCCACGATCTCGCCGCCGGCGACTGCCTCCAACTCGGCCCACCGACGGCGACAACCTTCGAGAACCCGGGTACTGCGGTCTGCCGCTACCTGGTCGCGCTGGTCAAAGGCCGCGGCTGAACCCGTACTGCGAACCAGTGCGCGAGCGCGTCGGCAAGCGACTCTTGCTCGTCCGGTCCATCAGCAGCCCAGGCAACGTACCCGTCCGGCCGGACCAGCAAGGCGACCGGCGTTCCGGGAGTCGCGCGGCGGCCAAGAACCTGCTCGGGACTTGGTCGAGTCGTTCGGCGACAGTGGGCGTGGAGGCGTGATTGGCTGGTGCCCGTCCTGCCTAGACCTTCTGATCGGACCTTTGATGAGCGCGTCTCCGCTGGCCTGGATCCTGACCGTGGCGGCGATCATCGCGCTGCTGGTCTTCGACTACGTGTTCCATGTCCGGAGCGCGCATGTCCCGACCACCCGCGAGGCCGCGCTCTGGTCCGCCCTGTACGTCGGGATCGCGCTGTCGTTCGGCGTCGGCACCTTCGTCTTCGGCGGTAGCTCGATGGGATCGGAGTACTTCGCCGGGTACATCACCGAGAAGGCGCTGTCGGTCGACAACCTGTTCGTGTTCCTGATCATCATGGGCAGCTTCCGGGTGCCTCGGGAGAACCAGCAGAAGGTGCTGCTGGTCGGCATCGTCATCTCGCTGCTCGCCCGGACCGCGTTCATCCTGGTCGGCTCGGCGCTGATCAACCAGTTCGCATGGGTCTTCTACCTCTTCGGGCTGGCACTGCTGATCACCGCCGGCAACATGTTCCGGCCGCAGACCGAGGAGTCGCACTCGGCCCAGAACGTCATCGTCAGATTCAGCCGCCGGCTGTTCCGGACCACCGACAACTACGACGGCGACCGGCTCTTCACCCGTCTCAACGGCCGCCGGGCGATGACCCCGATGCTGCTGGTGATGGTCGCCATCGGCGGCACCGACCTGATGTTCGCGCTGGACTCGATCCCGGCGATCTTCGGTCTCACCCAGAACGTCTTCGTGGTCTTCACCGCGACCGCGTTCAGCCTGCTCGGCCTGCGCCAGCTGTACTTCCTGCTCGACGGACTCCTCGACCGGCTGATCTACCTGTCGTACGGGCTGGCCGCGATCCTGGCGTTCATCGGCACCAAGCTGATCCTGCACGCGCTGCACGAGAACAACCTGCCGTTCGTCAACGACGGCGAGCCGATCGAGGTCGTCGAGATCACGACCGGCTTGTCCCTGATCGTCATCCTCGTGGTCCTGCTGATCACGATCTTCGGATCACTTTTCAGTACCCGCGGCCGGACCCAGACCGCGATGGCGAACGTCCGCCGGGACGCGAGGGCCTATCTCGACGCCGAGTACACGGACGACGCGGCCGAGCGCGAGCGCATCTACC
It encodes:
- a CDS encoding TerC family protein, with the translated sequence MSASPLAWILTVAAIIALLVFDYVFHVRSAHVPTTREAALWSALYVGIALSFGVGTFVFGGSSMGSEYFAGYITEKALSVDNLFVFLIIMGSFRVPRENQQKVLLVGIVISLLARTAFILVGSALINQFAWVFYLFGLALLITAGNMFRPQTEESHSAQNVIVRFSRRLFRTTDNYDGDRLFTRLNGRRAMTPMLLVMVAIGGTDLMFALDSIPAIFGLTQNVFVVFTATAFSLLGLRQLYFLLDGLLDRLIYLSYGLAAILAFIGTKLILHALHENNLPFVNDGEPIEVVEITTGLSLIVILVVLLITIFGSLFSTRGRTQTAMANVRRDARAYLDAEYTDDAAERERIYRRLLDSRDHIIALGPKAKQIVKNEPELLELCRRASASHESEATAAGTPHTH